From the Carya illinoinensis cultivar Pawnee chromosome 4, C.illinoinensisPawnee_v1, whole genome shotgun sequence genome, one window contains:
- the LOC122306608 gene encoding CDT1-like protein b, which translates to MNPLDSMSSPFDSKKPRLQAKSPSPNQLSSKTPEKSTQLPHRSRNRGVTLSINEVRKVAVSLRDSDRPDQSMAPQKSARRQIKSWLAESPIRESEKSVGGPIKLPEKYEILAEFLDSLDGSIRLLRLKGSAPTFTNICPRIECLTDRRFSYGHLAQMKFILRNAIEIKRVLVIDERTSCMKPDLHVSINIEAIEDDGTLTSESRNIYLRKVFRERLADFSKSNPEVDEIPEETLPEPFNRTKPDIYSNMRKIRTSTFPVRISIAALTAQQSAVPETSIWDDENSEGTEPDLNSNVTEALNLALPVGTSIEALTKQQPVVASHLPQSFRKNFSQKVTCNETDTSSQNFLKTSLQPSADPVPESPPLNRSSSNEEAAAASAPAPQAKLSNEPASNGNNIAFCASPACLPPSCPPATPSKVSEAINNKNSCPTEIADVNVTPAKYTYTPDRLMNVTPTLHPPKRCYMSPEDDCNSTPHKLLRRPPRSRSLKFDTPEKNENVEVEIDDNGVVSTDTDISYVLPENLLQSIREKEMKAIEEQNPAISRAKRRQKIIASLPKVFNTIHFLFLSIKQSVITKQELIHKIIASHCNIVDRREVEEQLSLLLELVPEWISEKLAYGDLLFCINKKSSPESVRVRLEETKQEDTTVSRELL; encoded by the exons ATGAACCCTTTAGACAGCATGTCAAGTCCCTTCGACTCCAAGAAGCCCCGCCTCCAGGCAAAGTCCCCAAGCCCTAACCAGTTGAGCTCCAAAACCCCAGAGAAGTCCACGCAGCTCCCCCACCGATCGCGCAACCGCGGCGTTACGCTCTCGATAAATGAAGTCCGAAAGGTCGCCGTGAGCCTCAGAGACTCGGATCGTCCCGACCAATCGATGGCCCCTCAAAAGTCCGCCAGAAGGCAGATAAAATCCTGGCTTGCCGAAAGCCCAATCCGTGAATCGGAGAAATCTGTCGGTGGACCCATCAAGCTACCGGAAAA GTATGAGATTCTTGCCGAGTTTCTTGATAGCTTGGATGGTTCGATTCGCTTATTGCGGTTGAAGGGTTCGGCACCAACTTTTACGAATATTTGTCCAAGAATCGAGTGTTTAACCGATAG GAGGTTTTCATATGGTCACTTGGCTCAGATGAAGTTTATTTTACGTAATGCAATTGAAATAAAGAGGGTACTTGTGATCGATGAGCGGACGAGTTGTATGAAGCCAGATCTTCATGTTTCTATCAATATTGAGGCAATAGAAGACGATGGGACGTTAACATCTGAAAGCAggaatatttatttgagaaaggTGTTCAGAGAACGGCTTGCggatttttcaaaatccaatccTGAG GTAGATGAAATTCCAGAGGAAACATTGCCAGAACCATTTAATCGTACAAAGCCAGACATCTATTCAAACATGAGAAAAATACGTACCTCAACATTTCCTGTTAGGATATCTATTGCTGCACTAACAGCTCAGCAGTCTGCAGTACCAGAAACCAGCATTTGGGATGATGAAAATTCAGAAGGAACAGAGCCAGATCTGAATTCAAACGTTACAGAAGCTCTCAACTTGGCATTACCTGTTGGGACCTCAATTGAAGCACTTACAAAACAGCAACCAGTAGTAGCATCACATCTCCCTCAATCTTTCCGTAAGAACTTTTCACAGAAAGTCACATGCAATGAAACAGATACCTCTTCTCAGAACTTTTTAAAGACTTCCCTCCAACCTTCAGCTGATCCAGTTCCAGAGTCACCCCCTCTTAACAGAAGTTCTTCCAATGAGGAAGCTGCTGCTGCTTCTGCTCCTGCTCCACAAGCAAAATTGTCCAATGAACCAGCCAGCAATGGAAACAACATAGCATTTTGTGCTTCTCCTGCTTGTTTACCTCCTTCCTGCCCACCTGCAACCCCAAGCAAAGTTTCAGAGGccatcaataataaaaatagttgtCCCACAGAAATTGCTGACGTAAATGTAACTCCTGCAAAATATACCTACACTCCAGATAGGCTGATGAATGTGACACCCACGTTGCATCCACCAAAGAGATGCTATATGAGCCCAGAGGATGATTGTAATAGCACACCACACAAGTTACTTAGGCGTCCACCCCGTTCCAGGTCATTGAAATTTGACACTcctgaaaaaaatgaaaatgttgaaGTCGAAATAGATGACAATGGAGTTGTTTCAACTGATACTGATATTAGTTATGTTCTTCCTGAGAATCTCCTGCAATCA ATAAGAGAGAAGGAGATGAAGGCTATAGAAGAACAAAACCCAGCAATTTCCCGAGCAAAAAGGAGGCAAAAAATTATTGCTAGCCTCCCTAAAGTCTTTAACACGATTCACTTCTTATTTCTATCCATTAAGCAGTCTGTTATTACGAAACAGGAGCTTATACACAAGATAATTGCAAGCCATTGCAATATTGTTGACAGAA GAGAAGTTGAAGAGCAGCTGAGTCTCTTGCTAGAACTAGTTCCTGAATGGATTTCAGAAAAATTGGCATATGGGGATTTGCTCTTCTG TATAAATAAGAAATCCAGTCCTGAATCAGTAAGGGTGCGGCTTGAAGAAACAAAGCAAGAGGACACCACAGTGTCTAGGGAATTACTGTAG